The proteins below come from a single Magallana gigas chromosome 10, xbMagGiga1.1, whole genome shotgun sequence genomic window:
- the LOC105327898 gene encoding uncharacterized protein, with protein MSEFLLAGFCLFLQVSLIYTGYSSAVDLNNGPNTCTNRKFIQGHPRIKGPRSLDDRIAIVGAGPSGLHMAYELKKRGYSNIVVFEKRGEVGGKTYSRFYRNVWENFGAAVIGETYDRTVKLMETFNVGFEVLPQGESSTWLNNNNFVPTIQASPVPLPRLREALERYIALHRCFFDEYEGELMPRPSKDVLYKIRGTVDDFLERFNLTDARPIFYNALSFNAYGLLNETSAIYGLLFLTPATVLSLFKPEKGLFRLEGGWQNLCREMARRINVDIRLNVDILRIVRRKNVRIDYKNRISNELLTDNFDFLILSPSMNSLFDVVDFNVHELRIFTQLRHSFYVKSLINSMAPGKRSLAPIDLFPYKLEQAEYTVFRSYNSHQVENNVTGIDYQQGRRENTDPDGWMYESVLYSHTGKANPWDKQVDEYIQNQIFQHLRDFNKVNPRIVEQVKWNFYFPNYPPGVATALWDIIDMQGRYNTWYIGASVSFDYIEGVIEYNHLLLRLFQ; from the exons aaatttaTTCAAGGTCACCCACGGATTAAGGGCCCTCGATCCCTAGATGATCGAATTGCAATTGTCGGCGCCGGGCCCTCCGGTCTACACATGGCCTATGAACTCAAG AAAAGAGGATACAGCAACAttgttgtttttgaaaaacgagGCGAAGTAGGCGGAAAAACCTATTCTCGTTTCTATAGAAACGTGTGGGAAAATTTCGGAGCGGCCGTAATTGGTGAAACTTACGATAGGACTGTCAAGCTGATGGAAACATTTAACGTCGGGTTCGAAGTTCTACCCCAGGGTGAAAGCAGTACATGGTTAAACAACAACA ATTTTGTACCCACCATCCAAGCCAGTCCCGTGCCCCTCCCAAGACTTCGTGAGGCTTTAGAGCGGTACATAGCTCTACATAGATGTTTTTTTGACGAATACGAGGGAGAGTTGATGCCTCGACCGTCCAAAGACGTCCTGTACAAG ATTCGAGGTACGGTGGACGATTTTCTGGAAAGATTTAACCTAACAGACGCTAGGCCAATATTTTATAATGCCCTTTCTTTTAACGCCTATGGTTTATTGAACGAAACATCTGCAATATACGGCTTACTGTTCCTGACGCCAGCTACCGTTCTCTCCTTATTCAAACCAGAAAAGGGATTATTTCGACTCGAAGGTGGTTGGCAAAATCTTTGTCGGGAAATGGCCAGGAGGATTAACGTAGATATTCGCCTAAACGTTGACATATTGCGCATTGTCAGGAGAAAAAATGTTCGAATAGATTATAAAAACCGAATTTCGAACGAATTGCTTACCGACAATTTCGATTTCCTTATTCTCTCGCCATCTATGAATTCACTATTTGACGTTGTAGATTTTAATGTCCATGAACTAAGAATATTCACTCAATTGAGACATTCATTTTATGTGAAATCACTTATTAATTCAATGGCGCCGGGAAAACGGTCTCTTGCTCCCAttgatttatttccttataaactTGAACAGGCGGAATATACGGTGTTTCGGAGTTACAACTCGCATCAAGTTGAAAATAACGTTACAGGAATTGATTATCAACAAGGAAGAAGAGAAAACACGGACCCAGATGGGTGGATGTATGAATCCGTTCTCTACTCGCATACTGGTAAAGCGAACCCCTGGGACAAACAAGTGGATGAATACATACAGAACCAAATATTTCAGCACCTTCGTGATTTTAACAAAGTCAACCCACGTATCGTTGAGCAAGTCAAATGGAACTTTTATTTTCCGAACTACCCCCCTGGTGTGGCCACCGCTCTCTGGGATATCATAGACATGCAAGGGAGATATAACACGTGGTACATTGGGGCGTCAGTGTCGTTTGATTACATTGAAGGAGTTATAGAGTACAATCATTTGCTTTTAAGGCTCTTTcagtga